From the genome of Streptomyces sp. JH34:
GGCGGCGGCTCCGCTATCGACCCGATGCCCTGGCTCCGCAGCCACGGCGTCAACCCGTACTGAGGGACCGCCCGCGCCGGGCCATGACGTCCCGGCGGCCGCCCGCCCGGCCGGATCAGCGCCGCGGGCCGGGCGGAGCCTGTCGCCCCGGCCGGATCAACGCGCTTGAACCGGCCGGGTGAGCACCTTCCGGCCGGTTCGGAGCGTGACGGCCGGTTCGGAGCGTGACGGCCGGTTCGGAGCGTGACGGCCGGTTCGGAGCGTGACGGCCGGTTGTTCAGAGCTTCTCGACCGGCGCGTAGCGCAGGAGCAGCTTCTTCGGCCTCTCGTCGCCGAAGTCGACCGTCGCCTTCGCCTTGTCGCCGAACCCGTCGACCGCCGTCACCGTGCCCAGACCGAACTGGTCGTGTGTGACCCGGTCCCCGACCGCCAGCGTGACCACCGGCTTCTCGGAGGTGCGCCGGGTCGCGAACCCCGACGGCCCCGACTTCGAGCGGGCCGAGGACAGGGACGACGTGATGCCGGACGTCGGTCCCGCCGACGCCGCCATCGGCCCCTTGCGCTTCCACTCCAGGTGCTGGTCCGGGATCTCCTCCAGGAACCGCGACGGCGGGTTGTACGAGGGCTGGCCCCATGCGCTCCGCATCGCCGCCCGGGTCAGGTAAAGGCGCTCGCGGGCACGCGTGATGCCCACGTAGGCGAGCCGGCGCTCCTCCTCCAGTTCCTTCACCTGACCGAGCGCGCGCATGTGCGGGAAGACACCGTCCTCCATGCCCGTCAGGAACACCACGGGGAACTCGAGGCCCTTGGCGGTGTGCAGCGTCATCAGCGTGACGACACCGGAGCCGTCCTCGTCCTCGTCGGGGATCTGGTCGGCGTCGGCGACGAGCGCGACCTTCTCCAGGAACTCGGCGAGCGTGCCCGCGCCCTCCTCCTCCGCCCGCTCCTGCTCGAATTCGAGAGCGACGGAGGCGAGCTCCTGGAGGTTCTCGATACGGGTCTCGTCCTGCGGGTCGGTGGACGCCTGGAGTTCGGCGAGATAGCCCGTCCGCTCCATGACGGCCTCCACCACGACCGCCGGTCCCGCGCCGGACTCCACGATCGTGCGGAGCTCCTCCATCAGCGTGTTGAACCTCTTCACGGCGTTCGCCGACCGGGCTGCCATGCCGTACGCCTCGTCGACACGGCGCAGCGCCTGCGGGAAGGAGATCTTCTCGCGCATCGAAAGGGCGTCGATCATCGCCTCGGCCCGGTCACCGATGCCCCGCTTGGGCACGTTGAGGATGCGGCGCAGCGGGACGGTGTCCTCGGGGTTGGACAGCACCCGGAGGTAGGCCAGGACGTCCCTGACCTCCTTGCGCTCGTAGAAGCGCACTCCGCCGACGACCTTGTAGGGCAGTCCGACACGGATGAAGATCTCTTCGAAGACACGGGACTGGGCGTTCGTGCGGTAGAAGACGGCGACGTCGCCCGCCTTCGAGTCGCCCGAGTCCGTCAGCCGGTCGATCTCGTCGGCGACGAACTGCGCCTCGTCGTGCTCGGTGTCCGCGACGTAGCCGGTGATCCGGGTGCCGGTGCCGGCGTTCGTCCAGAGGTTCTTGGGACGGCGGCTCTCGTTGCGCTCGATGACGGCGTTGGCCGCCGACAGGATCGTCTGCGTGGAGCGGTAGTTCTGCTCCAGCATGATCGTCGTCGCGTCCGGGTAGTCCTCCTCGAACTGGAGGATGTTGCGGATGGTCGCGCCGCGGAAGGCGTAGATCGACTGGTCCGCGTCACCGACGACGCACAGTTCGCCCGGTGCGTCGCCCTCGCCCGCCGGGCCCACCAGTTCGCGCACCAGGGTGTACTGCGCGTGGTTGGTGTCCTGGTACTCGTCGACCATGACGTGCCGGAAGCGGCGGCGGTAGTGCTCGGCGACGTCGGGGAACGCCTGGAGCAGGTGGACCGTCGTCATGATGATGTCGTCGAAGTCGAGGGCGTTCGCCTCGCGCAGGCGCGCCTGGTAGAGCGCGTAGGCCTGCGCCAGCGTCTTCTCGAACCCGTCGGCCGCCTGCCCCGCGAAGGTCTCCTCGTCGATCAGCTCGTTCTTGAGGTTCGAGACCTTCGCCGTGAACGACTTCGGCGGGTAGCGCTTCGGGTCGAGATCGAGATCGCGGCAGACCAGTGCCATCAGACGCTTGGAGTCGGCGGCGTCGTAGATCGAGAACGACGAGGTGAAGCCCAGGCGCTTCGACTCCCGGCGCAGGATCCGTACGCAGGCGCTGTGGAACGTCATGACCCACATGGCGTTGGCGCGCGGGCCGACGAGGTCCTCGACGCGCTCCTTCATCTCGCCGGCGGCCTTGTTGGTGAAGGTGATCGCGAGGATCTGCCCGGGGTGCACCCCGCGCTCGGCCAGGAGATGGGCGATCCGGTGGGTGAGCACCCGGGTCTTGCCCGAACCGGCGCCGGCCACGATGAGCAGCGGGGAGCCGGCGTGCACGACGGCTGCGCGCTGCTCGGTGTTCAGCCCGTCGAGCAGCGCGGCGGAGTCGACGACGGGGCGCGGGGCACCGTCGCGGTAGTAGGCCTCGCGCGGCGGCGGAGGCGCGTCGAAGACGTCCTCGAAGAGGCCCTCCGGCACCGTCTCGGGTGCGTGCTCCTCGGGGGGCGGCGGGGAGCCGTCCTCCCCTTGCTGGAGGCCGGTCAGGAAACTGTCGTCAAAGAGGCTGCTCATCGCCTCACGAGTCTAGGCGGCCGCACCGACAGCCCGGGCCGCATCGATGACAAGAGTCCGGAGCCGGGCGCGGAACGGAACGGACCCCCCACGGAACGTGAGATTCCAGGGCTGATTCCGGCCATGCGGACCACCACCGGGAAAAGGTCACGAAAATGTATCGGGCATATCGAACATCAACCTTCACAGGGACACCACGGGTTGGCTAGCGTGCTCCGACGGGTGCCCCGTACCCCCTTGAGGCGAACCGCGCCGCACGGGCACCCCCGCCGAATCCGTACCCTCCGAAGG
Proteins encoded in this window:
- the pcrA gene encoding DNA helicase PcrA, with protein sequence MSSLFDDSFLTGLQQGEDGSPPPPEEHAPETVPEGLFEDVFDAPPPPREAYYRDGAPRPVVDSAALLDGLNTEQRAAVVHAGSPLLIVAGAGSGKTRVLTHRIAHLLAERGVHPGQILAITFTNKAAGEMKERVEDLVGPRANAMWVMTFHSACVRILRRESKRLGFTSSFSIYDAADSKRLMALVCRDLDLDPKRYPPKSFTAKVSNLKNELIDEETFAGQAADGFEKTLAQAYALYQARLREANALDFDDIIMTTVHLLQAFPDVAEHYRRRFRHVMVDEYQDTNHAQYTLVRELVGPAGEGDAPGELCVVGDADQSIYAFRGATIRNILQFEEDYPDATTIMLEQNYRSTQTILSAANAVIERNESRRPKNLWTNAGTGTRITGYVADTEHDEAQFVADEIDRLTDSGDSKAGDVAVFYRTNAQSRVFEEIFIRVGLPYKVVGGVRFYERKEVRDVLAYLRVLSNPEDTVPLRRILNVPKRGIGDRAEAMIDALSMREKISFPQALRRVDEAYGMAARSANAVKRFNTLMEELRTIVESGAGPAVVVEAVMERTGYLAELQASTDPQDETRIENLQELASVALEFEQERAEEEGAGTLAEFLEKVALVADADQIPDEDEDGSGVVTLMTLHTAKGLEFPVVFLTGMEDGVFPHMRALGQVKELEEERRLAYVGITRARERLYLTRAAMRSAWGQPSYNPPSRFLEEIPDQHLEWKRKGPMAASAGPTSGITSSLSSARSKSGPSGFATRRTSEKPVVTLAVGDRVTHDQFGLGTVTAVDGFGDKAKATVDFGDERPKKLLLRYAPVEKL